From one Acidobacteriota bacterium genomic stretch:
- the obgE gene encoding GTPase ObgE: MFIDEAKIRLKAGDGGNGCMAFRREKFVPRGGPSGGDGGHGGDILMSSSLSHNTLVHFRFNPEHKSERGEHGMGSNMSGHAGEHLHLEVPVGTLVYDEDTGELLHDFTRPNQTIVVARGGRGGRGNQHFATSTHQAPREHELGRAGEEKRLRLELRLLADAGLVGYPNVGKSTLISRLSAARPKIANYAFTTLEPNLGVVKVGEFPHEQSFVIADLPGLIEGAHLGAGLGVQFLKHIERTSVIVHLVDVSDASAAAGGNARPDPVEDFKVITAELESFDPALAKRPTILVASKADVANPDKLKKLTTYAKRRKMPLYPISAVTGEGVDALKYAIAKAVAEHRPAPAETETPEEAAKKLKPAYPPPAASARRSRR; the protein is encoded by the coding sequence ATGTTTATTGATGAGGCAAAGATTCGCCTGAAGGCGGGCGACGGCGGAAATGGATGTATGGCCTTCCGCCGGGAAAAATTCGTTCCCCGGGGCGGTCCCTCCGGCGGCGACGGCGGCCATGGAGGCGACATTCTGATGTCTTCCTCATTGAGCCACAACACTTTAGTCCACTTCCGCTTCAACCCGGAGCACAAGTCCGAGCGCGGCGAGCATGGCATGGGCTCCAACATGTCCGGCCACGCGGGGGAGCACCTGCACCTCGAAGTCCCCGTGGGCACCCTGGTCTACGACGAGGACACCGGCGAGCTGCTGCACGACTTTACCCGCCCCAACCAGACCATCGTGGTCGCCCGCGGCGGGCGCGGCGGGCGCGGCAACCAGCACTTTGCCACCTCGACGCACCAGGCCCCGCGCGAGCATGAGCTCGGCCGCGCCGGAGAAGAGAAGCGTCTGCGCCTTGAGCTGCGCCTGCTGGCCGACGCCGGTCTGGTCGGCTACCCCAACGTCGGCAAGTCGACGCTGATCTCGCGTCTCTCGGCCGCCCGGCCCAAGATCGCCAACTACGCCTTCACCACGCTCGAACCCAACCTCGGCGTCGTCAAGGTGGGCGAGTTTCCGCACGAGCAGTCGTTCGTCATCGCCGACCTGCCCGGCCTGATCGAAGGCGCGCACCTCGGCGCGGGTCTCGGCGTGCAGTTCCTCAAGCACATTGAACGCACCAGCGTCATCGTCCACCTGGTCGATGTGTCGGACGCAAGCGCCGCGGCAGGAGGGAATGCACGCCCCGACCCCGTCGAGGACTTCAAGGTCATCACCGCGGAGCTCGAGAGCTTCGACCCGGCGCTCGCAAAGCGGCCCACCATCCTCGTCGCGTCCAAGGCCGACGTCGCGAACCCCGACAAGCTCAAGAAGCTGACCACCTACGCTAAACGCCGCAAGATGCCGCTTTATCCGATCTCGGCAGTAACGGGCGAGGGAGTCGACGCGCTGAAGTACGCCATCGCCAAGGCGGTCGCCGAGCACCGCCCCGCGCCTGCCGAAACTGAAACTCCGGAAGAAGCAGCGAAGAAGTTGAAGCCCGCGTATCCTCCACCCGCAGCCTCCGCCCGCCGCAGCCGGCGGTAA
- a CDS encoding PadR family transcriptional regulator — translation MTRSNELLQGTLDLLILKVLTTGPMHGLAIADRVRQLSGDVLRVNQSALYPALHRLEHQAWIAAEWGESENNRRAKFYSLTKAGRARLAKEERSWGRLSAAVHGVLKAV, via the coding sequence ATGACCCGTTCCAACGAGCTCCTGCAAGGCACGCTCGACCTGCTCATACTCAAGGTCCTCACGACTGGACCCATGCACGGACTCGCGATCGCCGACCGTGTGCGCCAGCTCTCCGGCGACGTGCTTCGCGTCAACCAGAGCGCGCTCTACCCGGCGCTGCACCGTCTCGAACACCAGGCATGGATCGCAGCCGAGTGGGGCGAGTCGGAGAACAACCGCCGCGCGAAGTTCTACTCGCTCACCAAAGCCGGACGCGCTCGACTTGCGAAAGAGGAGAGGTCCTGGGGCCGTCTCTCCGCCGCCGTCCACGGTGTTCTCAAAGCTGTCTGA
- a CDS encoding ABC transporter permease, which yields MRLLQSLRRRLQSLLHEDTGNVELSEELRFHLESLVERNLARGMTPQQARLAAREEFGSVAEATQSAYESRGTALLDDLAQDIRYSLRSLRRQPAFTLVTVLTLALGIGACTAIFSLVNAVLLRSLPYGDSSRLVYLYTPNPKIKGLPGPEVFGPSNADFFDIKAQSHSYESMTFFNQKIYTLNADGQPQRVGAAQIDTSFFHTLEAVPLIGRDFNEADEQPGNSHVVIIGYPLWQSLFAGAADVLNRSITLNDQTYRIVGVMPQNFGYPRRTELAYGNGRIEATQIWTPSALSAQLRADRDNSSSNALARLKPGVSLKDAQTELSAIMTRLDPLHHGYFATGWIGLVKSVPEHVLGPVRPLMLLLLGAVGLVLLIACGNAANLLLARAANRRHELGVRATLGARRGRLIRQMLTESLMLGSAAAIFGAALACLFIRALLKLNPGNIPRMESASLDLRALAFLVVISLATSIIFGILPSLSATRINLVEFLSSSGTRGLVVDRRRLRRMLVTAQVALVVVLLTGAGLFLHSYINVLSVETGFSPSTVAVNVALTPSYDTVPKRQAFYSTLLERVEAQHGIDSAGLISFLPLTGSESLSTIWVDGYPNEDRQLVEERGITSGYLTAMQTPLLKGRNFTSDEDLPGQHTVVIINQAFAKKFLAGKDPIGQHLRENTNYPWSTVVGVAQDTRNESLETAAVPQVYYPFLGGNQPLNGVYLAVHSALPQTAVVSAIRAAVRSIDPGIALSDIHVMSDLATQNTAPRRFQTTLLALFSAIALFLAVVGVYGLLAYSVRQRTGEIGLRMALGSTRIGIARLILREGLSLLVMGLCLGITVAVVFARMLRSFLYEVPALDPVTFALVPALLLIATLAACLIPSARAAATDPMVALRHE from the coding sequence ATGCGTCTGCTACAAAGTCTGCGCCGCCGCCTGCAATCGCTGCTTCACGAAGACACTGGCAACGTCGAGCTGAGCGAAGAGCTGCGCTTTCACCTTGAGAGCCTCGTTGAACGAAACTTAGCGCGCGGCATGACACCGCAACAGGCACGCCTTGCCGCGCGCGAGGAGTTCGGCAGTGTCGCCGAAGCAACGCAGTCTGCCTATGAATCACGCGGCACAGCCCTGCTCGACGATCTCGCACAAGACATCCGCTACAGCCTGCGCTCGTTGCGTCGCCAGCCAGCCTTCACCCTTGTCACCGTCCTCACGCTCGCGCTTGGTATCGGGGCCTGCACCGCGATCTTCTCGCTGGTCAACGCCGTCCTGCTGCGCTCGCTGCCGTATGGCGACTCCAGCCGGCTCGTCTACCTCTACACGCCCAACCCCAAGATCAAGGGTCTGCCCGGCCCCGAGGTCTTCGGCCCGAGCAATGCAGACTTCTTCGACATCAAGGCACAGTCGCACTCCTACGAGTCGATGACCTTCTTCAACCAGAAGATCTACACCCTCAACGCTGACGGCCAGCCGCAGCGAGTCGGTGCTGCGCAGATCGATACCAGCTTCTTCCACACGCTTGAAGCCGTTCCGCTGATCGGACGCGACTTCAACGAAGCTGACGAGCAGCCCGGCAACAGCCATGTCGTCATCATTGGCTACCCGCTCTGGCAGTCACTCTTCGCCGGTGCGGCCGACGTCCTCAACCGCAGCATCACGCTCAACGATCAGACCTACCGCATCGTCGGTGTTATGCCGCAGAACTTCGGCTACCCGCGCAGAACCGAGCTTGCCTACGGCAACGGACGCATCGAAGCCACGCAGATCTGGACACCCTCCGCACTCAGCGCACAACTGAGAGCTGACCGCGACAACTCCAGCAGCAACGCGCTCGCGCGTCTCAAGCCCGGCGTCTCTCTCAAAGATGCGCAGACGGAACTCAGCGCCATCATGACGCGCCTGGATCCTTTGCATCATGGCTACTTCGCCACTGGCTGGATCGGCCTGGTCAAGTCCGTTCCCGAGCACGTCCTCGGTCCCGTTCGTCCGTTGATGCTGCTTCTTCTCGGCGCAGTCGGCCTCGTTCTGCTCATCGCATGCGGCAACGCTGCGAATCTTCTTCTCGCTCGCGCCGCCAATCGCCGTCACGAGCTTGGTGTTCGCGCAACGCTCGGCGCGCGACGCGGCCGTCTCATTCGGCAGATGCTCACCGAGTCGCTCATGCTCGGCAGTGCGGCAGCCATCTTTGGCGCTGCACTCGCCTGCCTCTTCATTCGCGCTCTGCTTAAACTCAACCCCGGCAACATTCCACGCATGGAGAGCGCATCGCTCGACCTCCGCGCTCTCGCCTTCCTCGTCGTCATCAGCCTCGCCACCAGCATCATTTTCGGCATTCTGCCATCGCTCTCCGCCACGCGCATCAACCTCGTCGAGTTCCTCTCCAGCTCCGGCACACGAGGCCTCGTCGTCGACCGCCGCCGTCTGCGCCGCATGCTCGTCACCGCACAGGTCGCGCTCGTTGTCGTCCTTCTCACCGGTGCTGGACTCTTCCTCCACAGCTATATCAACGTGCTCTCCGTCGAGACCGGATTCTCGCCCTCCACGGTAGCCGTCAATGTTGCTCTCACGCCAAGCTACGACACCGTTCCAAAGCGTCAGGCGTTCTACTCAACTCTTCTTGAAAGGGTCGAGGCGCAGCATGGCATCGACTCCGCTGGCCTCATCAGCTTCCTGCCGCTCACCGGCTCCGAAAGCCTCTCTACCATCTGGGTCGATGGTTATCCCAATGAGGATCGCCAGCTTGTCGAGGAGCGCGGCATTACCTCCGGCTATCTCACCGCCATGCAGACGCCACTACTGAAGGGTCGCAACTTTACATCCGATGAAGACCTGCCTGGTCAGCATACCGTCGTCATCATCAACCAGGCGTTTGCCAAAAAGTTTTTAGCTGGCAAAGACCCCATCGGCCAACACCTTCGCGAAAATACCAATTACCCATGGTCGACCGTAGTCGGTGTCGCGCAGGACACCCGCAACGAGAGCCTCGAGACTGCCGCCGTCCCACAGGTCTACTACCCCTTCCTCGGCGGTAACCAGCCGCTCAATGGTGTTTATCTCGCCGTCCACTCCGCTCTTCCACAGACTGCCGTTGTGTCTGCAATCCGCGCCGCCGTCCGCTCTATCGACCCCGGCATCGCTCTCTCCGACATCCACGTCATGAGCGATCTTGCCACGCAGAACACTGCCCCGCGCCGCTTTCAGACCACGCTGCTTGCCCTCTTCTCCGCCATCGCGCTCTTCCTCGCCGTCGTCGGCGTCTACGGTCTGCTCGCTTACTCGGTTCGTCAGCGCACCGGCGAGATCGGCCTGCGTATGGCGCTCGGTTCAACGCGCATAGGCATCGCGCGACTTATCCTTCGCGAGGGCCTGTCGCTGCTCGTCATGGGCCTCTGTCTTGGAATCACAGTAGCGGTGGTCTTCGCTCGGATGTTGCGCAGCTTCCTCTACGAAGTCCCCGCACTCGACCCCGTCACCTTCGCGCTCGTCCCCGCGCTCCTTCTGATCGCAACGCTGGCAGCATGCCTCATCCCCAGCGCGCGAGCGGCCGCAACCGATCCCATGGTGGCGTTGCGACACGAGTAG
- a CDS encoding ABC transporter permease, giving the protein MQNILSDLRYALRQLRRSPVFTLTVVLTLALGVGANTAIFSLLDQALLRALPVYKPERLVYLQGTGSAWRGHSSSHGGGIASYFSYPMYQDLRDKSAAFEALAATSKTSVALTRNGSSEFAEAEIVSGNYFTMLGVAPAMGRFFSQAEDRQKDAAPVIVLGYDYWQKHTGGDASIVGQNISLNGHPFKVIGVAGADFHSGVWGETPALFVPMTMLAEVMPGRDKALTDHTDRWLNIVGRLKDGVTAKQAEVMCAPLWHALRADELKALGTSSKRFTDEFLTNSRLLIQPAARGFSYNREGYQTPLLVMMGMAALVLLIAAVNVASLLLVRSAGRVREFSLRYALGARSGRIVQQLLLEGLLIGIGGGAIGLTLAPVAIRMLTKRFGDSGGPFGASLDGRLLAFNFVIAIAVSIVFSLAPAAQILKPDLMKALRSHTATGTGGKLGFRRVVVGAQICLSLLLLVGAGLFVRTMQQLRSHDVGFRTDHLVGFTLDPKLSGYDATRLPAVRVRMLEALRAMPGVESAGASNSPLLGQSSHSGNVTFAGYKEAPDEDMTITKMNVGPGLLETARIPLLAGRGFTETDDAAHPKVAIVNETLAKRYFGSVSKAIGQRLYDGGGDNRPFDTEIVGVTRDFAQTDLRAEIHPSMYAPLEQMTGSDLNRSLSYYVRTQTPPETVFATIRRTVTSVDPLLAIDDLRTMDDQISRDMENERMIAFLAIAFGLLATLLAGVGLYGVMAYTTTQRTKEIGIRMALGSSRWLVSRLVFGDVLKLASAGILVGLPLAVVLGRLLRTQLFGVTPADPYVLAGAALLVAAVAVVAALLPARKAAAVEPSEVLRAE; this is encoded by the coding sequence ATGCAGAACATTCTGAGCGATCTTCGATACGCGTTGCGGCAGTTGCGGCGTTCGCCTGTCTTTACGCTGACCGTGGTGTTGACGCTGGCGTTGGGCGTGGGGGCGAATACGGCGATCTTCTCGCTGCTCGACCAGGCGCTGCTGCGGGCGTTGCCGGTCTATAAGCCCGAGCGCCTGGTGTATCTGCAAGGGACGGGCAGCGCGTGGCGCGGACACTCGAGCTCGCACGGCGGCGGCATCGCGAGCTATTTTTCGTATCCGATGTACCAGGACCTACGCGACAAGTCGGCGGCGTTTGAGGCGCTGGCCGCGACGTCGAAGACCTCTGTCGCGCTTACCCGAAACGGCTCGTCGGAGTTTGCCGAAGCCGAGATCGTCAGCGGCAATTACTTCACCATGCTGGGCGTGGCCCCGGCGATGGGGCGGTTCTTCTCGCAGGCCGAAGACCGGCAGAAGGACGCCGCTCCTGTCATCGTCTTAGGCTACGACTACTGGCAGAAGCACACCGGCGGCGACGCCTCGATTGTCGGGCAGAACATCTCGCTGAACGGTCACCCGTTCAAGGTGATCGGCGTAGCCGGTGCGGACTTTCATAGCGGCGTATGGGGCGAGACGCCCGCGCTGTTTGTGCCGATGACCATGCTCGCAGAGGTGATGCCCGGCCGCGACAAGGCGCTGACCGACCACACCGACCGCTGGCTGAATATCGTGGGCCGCCTGAAGGACGGCGTGACGGCGAAGCAGGCGGAGGTGATGTGCGCTCCGTTGTGGCATGCGCTGCGCGCGGACGAGCTGAAGGCCCTGGGCACGTCCTCGAAGAGATTCACGGATGAGTTTCTGACCAACAGCAGGCTGCTCATACAGCCGGCGGCGCGAGGCTTCTCGTACAACCGCGAAGGCTACCAGACGCCTCTGCTGGTGATGATGGGCATGGCGGCGCTGGTGCTGCTGATCGCCGCGGTAAACGTGGCCAGTCTGCTGCTGGTGCGCTCCGCGGGGCGTGTGCGGGAGTTCTCGCTCCGCTATGCGCTGGGAGCGCGTTCGGGAAGAATCGTGCAGCAGCTTCTGCTGGAGGGCCTGCTGATCGGAATCGGCGGCGGCGCGATTGGACTGACGCTGGCTCCTGTGGCGATTCGCATGTTGACGAAGCGTTTTGGCGATTCGGGCGGACCCTTCGGCGCGTCGCTCGATGGCCGCCTGCTCGCCTTCAACTTTGTCATCGCCATTGCGGTGAGCATCGTCTTCAGCCTTGCGCCTGCGGCGCAGATACTGAAGCCCGACCTGATGAAGGCGCTGCGCTCGCACACTGCGACGGGTACAGGCGGCAAGCTCGGTTTCCGCCGCGTGGTTGTGGGAGCGCAGATCTGCCTCAGCCTTCTGTTGCTGGTGGGCGCAGGTCTGTTCGTGCGCACGATGCAGCAACTGCGCTCGCACGATGTCGGCTTCAGGACGGACCATCTGGTGGGCTTCACGCTTGACCCCAAGCTGTCGGGCTACGACGCAACGCGCCTTCCCGCTGTGCGCGTCCGCATGTTGGAGGCCCTGCGCGCGATGCCCGGCGTGGAGAGCGCGGGCGCATCGAACAGTCCTCTGCTGGGGCAGTCGTCGCACTCGGGCAATGTGACCTTTGCCGGATACAAGGAAGCGCCGGATGAAGACATGACCATCACAAAGATGAACGTAGGCCCCGGCCTTCTGGAGACGGCGCGCATCCCGCTTCTTGCCGGTCGGGGCTTTACCGAGACTGACGATGCGGCCCATCCCAAAGTGGCGATCGTCAACGAGACGTTGGCGAAGCGGTACTTCGGTTCGGTGAGCAAGGCCATCGGGCAGAGACTGTACGACGGTGGCGGAGACAACCGACCCTTTGACACAGAGATCGTCGGAGTGACGCGCGACTTCGCGCAGACGGACCTTCGCGCCGAGATTCATCCGTCGATGTATGCTCCGCTGGAGCAGATGACGGGGTCGGACCTGAACCGTTCGCTCTCGTACTACGTGCGCACACAGACTCCTCCGGAGACGGTCTTCGCGACGATCCGCAGGACCGTGACCTCCGTCGACCCGCTGCTGGCGATCGACGACCTGCGCACGATGGACGACCAGATCAGCCGGGACATGGAGAACGAGCGCATGATCGCGTTCCTCGCCATTGCCTTCGGTCTGCTGGCGACGCTGCTCGCGGGCGTTGGACTCTACGGCGTGATGGCCTACACGACAACGCAACGCACCAAAGAGATCGGCATCCGCATGGCGCTGGGATCGTCGCGATGGCTGGTGTCGCGGCTGGTCTTCGGCGATGTGCTGAAGCTGGCGAGCGCAGGCATTCTCGTCGGTCTGCCGCTGGCCGTGGTGCTCGGCCGTCTGTTGCGGACACAGTTGTTCGGTGTCACTCCGGCCGATCCTTACGTGCTTGCCGGTGCTGCGTTGCTGGTGGCCGCAGTCGCGGTGGTCGCGGCTCTGTTGCCGGCGCGAAAGGCCGCTGCAGTTGAGCCTAGCGAAGTGCTGCGGGCGGAGTAG
- a CDS encoding alpha/beta hydrolase family protein, whose amino-acid sequence MLGKLYAKWMYAWETALTTRDTNRIVRPLEWGEDWLAEFLPGAGLGAARVEENAGPSTPQRSAQDDNLKDTNGLARDGFERMVRLNQSIVAGAEEFFGYETPADFRLEIRHPQLFPTNVRPETLEQAAEYRRLEESGEGNKVEFLRFTSPVRSQYPENDQVNARWYPAPAEKQAGKPRQAIIVMPQWNADAVSHNALCTLFNRFGISALRLSKPYHDIRRPVELERSDYAVSSNVGRTISACRQAVVDIRSCIDWLQSQGYEQFGVLGTSLGSCYAFIAAAFDRRIRICAFNHASTSFGDVVWTGQSTRHIRAAFEQAGLTQDDVRTVFDAISPHAYVERFAVQPKKVLVVHATYDLTFIRELSLEVLKHLDRLKVDYVSKVLPCGHYTTGESPYKYIDGWYLGSFVYHAFKALRDAEAAPALPEPQH is encoded by the coding sequence ATGCTCGGAAAGCTTTATGCGAAGTGGATGTACGCCTGGGAGACGGCGTTGACCACTCGCGATACCAACCGTATTGTGCGGCCCCTGGAGTGGGGTGAGGACTGGCTTGCGGAGTTTTTGCCGGGGGCTGGGCTGGGTGCGGCACGGGTAGAGGAAAATGCAGGTCCTTCGACTCCGCAGCGCTCCGCTCAGGATGACAATTTAAAAGACACAAATGGCTTAGCAAGGGATGGCTTCGAGCGCATGGTGCGCTTGAACCAATCTATCGTTGCGGGCGCGGAGGAGTTCTTTGGCTATGAGACTCCGGCTGATTTTCGTCTGGAGATACGGCATCCGCAGTTGTTTCCCACTAACGTGCGGCCGGAGACGCTGGAGCAGGCTGCAGAGTACCGGCGGCTGGAGGAGTCGGGCGAAGGCAACAAGGTGGAGTTTCTGCGCTTCACCTCTCCGGTGCGCTCGCAGTATCCGGAGAACGACCAGGTGAATGCGCGGTGGTATCCGGCCCCTGCAGAAAAACAGGCGGGCAAGCCGAGGCAGGCCATCATCGTGATGCCGCAGTGGAATGCGGACGCCGTCAGCCATAACGCGTTGTGCACGCTCTTCAACCGGTTCGGGATCTCGGCGCTGCGGCTGTCGAAGCCTTACCACGATATACGCCGGCCGGTGGAGCTGGAGCGCTCGGACTACGCCGTAAGCTCCAACGTGGGGCGCACGATCTCGGCGTGCCGTCAGGCGGTGGTGGATATCCGCAGCTGCATCGACTGGTTGCAGTCGCAGGGCTATGAGCAGTTCGGCGTGCTGGGCACCAGTCTGGGAAGCTGCTATGCCTTCATCGCCGCAGCGTTCGATCGGCGTATCCGCATCTGCGCGTTCAACCATGCTTCAACGTCGTTCGGCGACGTGGTGTGGACGGGGCAGAGTACACGCCACATCCGCGCGGCGTTTGAGCAGGCGGGCTTGACGCAGGACGACGTGCGGACGGTCTTCGACGCCATCAGCCCCCACGCCTATGTCGAGCGTTTTGCGGTGCAGCCAAAAAAAGTGCTGGTGGTGCACGCTACCTACGACCTCACCTTCATTCGCGAGCTCTCGCTGGAGGTGTTGAAGCACCTCGACAGGCTCAAGGTCGACTACGTGTCGAAGGTGCTGCCGTGCGGGCATTACACGACAGGTGAGAGTCCTTACAAGTACATCGATGGGTGGTACCTGGGGTCGTTTGTGTATCACGCCTTCAAGGCGCTGCGGGACGCGGAAGCAGCGCCCGCCTTACCAGAGCCGCAGCACTAG